A region from the Silene latifolia isolate original U9 population chromosome 7, ASM4854445v1, whole genome shotgun sequence genome encodes:
- the LOC141592167 gene encoding aquaporin PIP2-2-like, producing the protein MTKEMEGEVVKDYQDPPPSPLFDIEELTKWSFYRALIAEFVATLLFLYITVLTVIGYKSQSATDECGGVGILGIAWAFGGMIFILVYCTAGISGGHINPAVTFGLLLGRKLSLVRAILYMVAQCLGAICGVGLVKAFQSSYYDRFGGGANELAAGYSKGTGLGAEIIGTFVLVYTVFSATDPKRSARDSHVPVLAPLPIGFAVFMVHLATIPVTGTGINPARSFGAAVIYNNKKAWDDHWLFWVGPFIGAAIAAIYHQYILRAGFVKALGSFRSSSNV; encoded by the exons ATGACAAAGGAAATGGAAGGAGAAGTAGTAAAAGACTATCAAGATCCTCCACCATCACCATTGTTTGACATAGAGGAGTTAACAAAATGGTCATTTTACAGGGCTCTAATAGCAGAATTTGTAGCAACACTCTTGTTCTTGTACATTACTGTGTTGACTGTGATTGGCTACAAGAGCCAAAGTGCTACTGATGAATGTGGTGGTGTTGGCATTCTTGGTATTGCTTGGGCTTTTGGTGGCATGATCTTTATCCTTGTTTACTGCACCGCCGGTATTTCCG GTGGACATATTAACCCAGCTGTGACTTTTGGTCTGCTATTGGGAAGAAAACTGTCATTAGTCAGGGCCATTCTATACATGGTGGCTCAATGTTTAGGAGCTATTTGTGGTGTTGGGTTGGTCAAGGCCTTTCAAAGTTCATACTACGACAGGTTCGGTGGTGGGGCCAATGAGTTAGCGGCCGGTTACAGCAAGGGCACCGGCTTGGGTGCGGAGATCATCGGCACCTTTGTTCTTGTCTATACCGTTTTCTCTGCCACTGACCCTAAACGCAGTGCTAGGGACTCCCATGTTCCT gtacTGGCACCACTTCCAATTGGATTTGCTGTGTTCATGGTTCACCTAGCAACTATCCCAGTGACTGGTACAGGCATTAACCCTGCAAGAAGTTTTGGAGCTGCTGTCATCTACAACAACAAAAAGGCATGGGATGACCAC TGGTTATTCTGGGTAGGACCATTCATTGGAGCTGCTATTGCTGCAATTTACCACCAGTACATCTTAAGAGCCGGTTTCGTTAAGGCGCTTGGGTCCTTCAGAAGCTCATCCAATGTGTAA
- the LOC141591090 gene encoding uncharacterized protein LOC141591090, which produces MATSSTPSTTSLGKDSWLRSVMDKCILKDDGSNFLEWESNIKSAALSDNVLTYLTDAPPIEPGARASSAVRTAYDDYVRMLNDIKNVLIWSISPKLKLSCISLNAYEIFTRMITMFSQTPKVRQYDVAARFFEAKLERGQKVGPHVLKMVEYVDILERLGCKIPKTLVVDRILHSLPTKFAHFRVNYNMNDMDKSYHEIHTLLTQAERDMEASGSEKGDVLTMKLKNMSLGVKKGKGKENSQFKKSSKKIDKGKGKAVVNGNPKAKSVKLSEAECFHCNGKGHYRRSCPKYLEDLKEGRVTPIGYKGRASTSKR; this is translated from the exons atggcaacttcatcaactccatcgactacttcactaggcaaagattcatggctaaggtccgtaatggacaaatgtattttaaaagatgacggtagtaactttcttgaatgggaatccaacatcaaaagtgccgcgttgtccgacaatgtgctcacttacttgaccgatgctcctcctatcgagcccggtgcaagagcttcatcggcggtgcgaaccgcctatgatgactatgtgaggatgttgaatgatatcaagaatgtgttgatatggtcaatatcgccaaagctcaagctttcatgcatttctttaaatgcttacgagatattcactcgtatgatcactatgttttcacaaacaccaaaagtccgtcaatacgatgtggcggcacgcttctttgaagctaagcttgagaggggccaaaaggttggtccccatgtccttaaaatggtcgaatatgttgacatcctagagcgtctagggtgtaagattcctaagactcttgtggtggatcgtatccttcactcactccccaccaagtttgcccactttagggtaaactacaatatgaatgacatggataagagttaccatgaaattcatacactcctcacccaagcggagagggatatggaggctagtgggagtgaaaagggagatgttttaaccatgaagttaaagaacatgtctcttggagtcaagaaaggaaagggaaaagaaaattcccaattcaagaaatcgtcaaagaaaattgacaagggaaaggggaaggccgttgtgaatggcaatcccaaggcaaaaagtgtcaagctctccgaggccgaatgtttccattgtaatgggaaggggcattataggaggagttgtcccaaatacttggaggatctcaaggaagggcgtgtgacgcctattg ggtataagggacgtgcaagcactagcaaaaggtga